The Hyalangium gracile genome has a window encoding:
- the dusA gene encoding tRNA dihydrouridine(20/20a) synthase DusA has product MMLSYPMPLCVAPMMDWTDRHCRYFHRQLSRHTLLYTEMLTTGAVIHGDRERLLGFSSAEHPVALQLGGSEPEKMAEAARIGEEWGYDEININVGCPSDRVQSGRFGACLMAEPELVARLVGAMREAVRIPVTVKSRIAIDEMEEWPTLENFIRRVSAAGCSRFIVHARKAWLQGLSPKENRDIPPLRYELVYRLKSEFPNLDISINGGVKTLDAAAEHLRHVNGVMIGRAAYENPYILAEADRRFFGSTEAPRDRHAVVEGMFPYIEERRRDGAPLNAITRHMLGLFQGLQGARAWRRYLSENVHKPGAGPEVVAAALALVPRAAPAEVAA; this is encoded by the coding sequence ATGATGCTGTCCTACCCCATGCCACTGTGCGTGGCGCCGATGATGGACTGGACCGACCGGCACTGCCGGTACTTCCACCGCCAGCTCAGCCGGCACACGCTGCTCTACACGGAGATGCTCACCACGGGCGCCGTCATCCACGGCGACCGCGAGCGGCTGCTGGGTTTTTCGTCCGCGGAGCACCCGGTGGCCCTCCAGCTCGGGGGCTCCGAGCCCGAGAAGATGGCCGAGGCCGCGCGCATCGGCGAGGAGTGGGGCTACGACGAGATCAACATCAACGTGGGCTGCCCGAGCGACCGCGTGCAGTCCGGCCGCTTCGGCGCGTGCCTGATGGCCGAGCCCGAGCTGGTGGCGCGGCTGGTAGGGGCGATGCGCGAGGCGGTGCGCATCCCGGTGACGGTCAAGTCGCGCATCGCCATCGACGAGATGGAGGAGTGGCCGACGCTGGAGAACTTCATCCGGCGGGTGTCGGCCGCGGGCTGCTCGCGCTTCATCGTGCACGCGCGCAAGGCGTGGCTGCAGGGGCTGAGCCCGAAGGAGAACCGGGACATTCCGCCGCTGCGCTACGAGCTGGTCTACCGGCTCAAGTCCGAGTTCCCGAACCTCGACATCAGCATCAACGGAGGCGTGAAGACCCTGGACGCCGCGGCCGAGCATCTGCGGCACGTGAATGGCGTGATGATCGGCCGAGCCGCGTACGAGAACCCGTACATCCTGGCCGAGGCGGACCGGCGGTTCTTCGGCTCCACGGAGGCTCCGCGCGATCGCCATGCCGTGGTGGAGGGGATGTTCCCGTACATCGAGGAGCGCCGGCGGGATGGGGCGCCGCTCAATGCCATCACCCGGCACATGCTCGGGCTGTTCCAGGGGCTCCAGGGGGCTCGGGCCTGGCGCCGGTACCTGAGCGAGAACGTGCACAAGCCCGGGGCAGGCCCCGAGGTGGTCGCCGCCGCGCTCGCGCTGGTGCCTCGGGCGGCTCCGGCCGAAGTCGCGGCCTGA
- a CDS encoding DEAD/DEAH box helicase, with the protein MSVNAQLLEAVRKEARPGIWTNGVNLARSGAVALQARSGSEIELRVRAPGRSVPVTVVLYPGDEAWECDCPSRVDPCEHVVAAAISLQQEETQAKPLEAVASKWSRVVHRFTRVEGGLQLERTLAHADGTEEALDGSLASLMAKPTQAATLQVEQSDLITDRLLERRTRGALSPEKLDALLTALEPARNVLLDGRPVAISGERVLPKAIVEDQGAQLVVTVTRDPRVVEVLSPGVVLWGDSLARLGETAMTGPWLQNLPIVRTFAPEQLGEVTSKVLPDLARRIPVEVRSRRLPPIDRELKPRIQLELQQLEQGLSVLPTLVYGSPPVVRIDSGRMVYLRGAVPLRDEAAEQRLLHQLRDELNLVPGRRLTVQGPEMVRWADKLRKWRGDLTGDAAGLVSPNVRLRPLLKVDSAVLESGIPDVRFTLEFQVEGGKGEAQTVDAAAVVRAWSEGLGLVPLDGGGWAPLPRAWLDKNGQRVADLLAARQADGKVSNHALPELSALCETLEQPPPPGLDKLAPMIEGFEKLPAPTLPGDLTATLRHYQQQGVSWLTFLKSTGMGGILADDMGLGKTLQTLCVLGKGSLVVCPTSVVANWAAELKRFRPSLKVCVYHGPGRALDGAADVTLTTYSILRLDAPVLSGRTWEAVVLDEAQAIKNPESQVARAAFGLKASFRLALSGTPLENRLEELWSLMHFVNPGLLGGRRQFEDKVARPISEGQPEAANQLRRRIRPFVLRRLKRDVAPELPPRTEAVMHVSLDERERSVYDAVMAATRKEVVALLNEGGSVLKALEALLRLRQAACHPALVPGQQASTSSKVQTLVEALSTAVSDGHKALVFSQWTSLLDLLEPHLKAAGIGFDRLDGSTANRGEVTSKFQGPDGAPVLIMSLKAGGTGLNLTAADHVFLMDPWWNPAAEAQAADRAHRIGQERPVMVYRLVSQGTVEERILGLQEKKRALFEAALSEASAATAITREDLLELFA; encoded by the coding sequence ATGTCCGTGAACGCCCAACTGCTCGAAGCCGTTCGGAAAGAAGCCCGCCCCGGAATCTGGACCAACGGGGTGAACCTCGCTCGCTCGGGCGCCGTGGCGCTCCAGGCCCGGAGCGGCAGTGAGATCGAGCTGCGGGTGCGAGCCCCCGGTCGCTCGGTGCCCGTCACCGTCGTCCTGTACCCGGGCGACGAGGCCTGGGAGTGCGACTGCCCCAGCCGCGTGGATCCCTGCGAGCACGTGGTAGCGGCCGCCATCTCCCTGCAGCAGGAGGAGACCCAGGCCAAACCCCTGGAGGCTGTCGCGAGCAAGTGGTCCCGCGTGGTGCACCGGTTCACCCGCGTCGAGGGCGGGCTGCAGCTCGAGCGCACGCTGGCGCACGCGGACGGGACGGAGGAGGCCCTGGATGGCAGCCTGGCCTCCCTGATGGCGAAGCCCACCCAGGCCGCCACGCTGCAGGTGGAGCAGTCGGACCTCATCACGGACAGGCTGCTGGAGCGGCGCACCCGCGGGGCGCTGTCGCCGGAGAAGCTGGATGCGCTGCTCACGGCGCTCGAGCCCGCGCGGAACGTGCTGCTCGATGGGCGACCCGTGGCGATCTCCGGTGAGCGCGTCCTTCCCAAGGCGATCGTGGAGGACCAGGGCGCGCAGCTGGTGGTGACGGTGACGCGCGATCCCCGCGTGGTGGAGGTGCTCAGTCCGGGCGTCGTGCTGTGGGGAGACTCGCTGGCCCGCCTGGGCGAGACGGCGATGACGGGCCCGTGGCTCCAGAACCTCCCCATCGTCCGCACCTTCGCGCCGGAGCAGCTCGGCGAGGTGACGTCGAAGGTGCTCCCGGACCTGGCCCGGCGCATCCCCGTCGAGGTCCGCAGCCGGCGCCTGCCGCCCATCGACCGCGAGCTGAAGCCGCGCATCCAGCTGGAGCTGCAGCAGCTGGAGCAGGGGCTGTCGGTGCTGCCCACGCTCGTCTACGGCTCGCCGCCGGTGGTGCGGATCGACAGCGGCCGGATGGTGTACCTGCGCGGCGCGGTGCCCCTGCGCGACGAGGCGGCCGAGCAGCGGCTGCTCCATCAGCTCCGGGACGAGCTGAACCTGGTCCCCGGCCGGCGGCTGACGGTGCAGGGCCCGGAGATGGTGCGCTGGGCGGACAAGCTGCGGAAGTGGCGGGGAGACCTCACGGGAGACGCGGCGGGGCTGGTGAGTCCGAACGTCCGGCTGCGGCCGCTGCTCAAGGTGGACTCCGCCGTGCTCGAGTCCGGCATTCCGGACGTGCGCTTCACGCTCGAGTTCCAGGTGGAGGGCGGCAAGGGCGAGGCGCAGACCGTGGACGCGGCGGCGGTGGTCCGGGCGTGGTCGGAGGGGCTGGGGCTGGTGCCCTTGGATGGGGGAGGCTGGGCGCCGCTGCCTCGCGCGTGGCTGGACAAGAACGGGCAGCGGGTGGCGGATCTGCTGGCCGCGCGGCAGGCGGATGGGAAGGTCTCCAACCACGCGCTGCCGGAGCTGAGCGCGCTGTGCGAGACGCTCGAGCAGCCACCTCCGCCGGGGCTGGACAAGCTGGCGCCGATGATCGAGGGCTTCGAGAAGCTGCCCGCCCCGACGCTGCCGGGCGACCTGACGGCGACGCTGCGCCACTACCAGCAGCAGGGCGTGAGCTGGCTCACCTTCCTCAAGTCCACGGGGATGGGAGGAATCCTCGCGGACGACATGGGTCTGGGAAAGACGCTGCAGACGCTGTGCGTGCTGGGAAAGGGCTCGCTCGTCGTCTGCCCCACCAGCGTGGTGGCGAACTGGGCCGCGGAGCTCAAGCGGTTCCGTCCGTCGCTCAAGGTCTGCGTGTACCACGGGCCGGGCCGCGCACTGGACGGGGCCGCCGACGTGACGCTCACGACGTACTCCATCCTGCGGCTGGATGCGCCGGTGCTCTCGGGGCGGACGTGGGAGGCGGTGGTGCTGGACGAGGCCCAGGCCATCAAGAACCCGGAGAGCCAGGTGGCTCGCGCGGCGTTCGGGCTCAAGGCGAGCTTCCGGCTGGCGCTGAGCGGCACGCCGCTGGAGAACCGGCTGGAGGAGCTCTGGAGCCTGATGCACTTCGTGAACCCGGGGCTCCTGGGTGGGCGCCGGCAGTTCGAGGACAAGGTGGCCCGGCCCATCTCCGAGGGCCAGCCCGAGGCCGCGAACCAGCTGCGCCGCCGCATCCGTCCGTTCGTGCTCCGGCGCCTGAAGCGGGATGTGGCGCCCGAGCTGCCGCCGCGCACCGAGGCCGTGATGCACGTGTCGCTGGATGAGCGCGAGCGCTCCGTCTACGACGCGGTGATGGCGGCGACCCGGAAGGAAGTGGTCGCCCTGCTCAACGAGGGCGGCAGCGTGCTCAAGGCGCTGGAGGCCCTGCTCCGGCTGCGGCAGGCGGCATGTCACCCGGCGCTCGTGCCGGGCCAGCAGGCCAGCACGTCGTCGAAGGTGCAGACGCTGGTGGAGGCGCTCAGCACGGCCGTCTCGGATGGCCACAAGGCGCTGGTGTTCTCGCAGTGGACGTCGCTGTTGGATCTGCTCGAGCCGCACCTCAAGGCGGCGGGCATCGGCTTCGATCGCCTGGACGGCTCGACGGCGAACCGTGGCGAGGTGACGTCGAAGTTCCAGGGTCCCGATGGCGCGCCGGTGCTCATCATGTCGCTCAAGGCGGGCGGCACGGGCCTGAACCTCACGGCGGCGGACCACGTGTTCCTGATGGACCCGTGGTGGAACCCGGCGGCGGAGGCCCAGGCGGCGGACCGCGCGCACCGCATCGGCCAGGAGCGCCCGGTGATGGTGTACCGGCTGGTGTCCCAGGGGACGGTGGAGGAGCGCATCCTCGGGCTGCAGGAGAAGAAGCGCGCGCTCTTCGAGGCGGCCTTGAGCGAGGCGTCCGCGGCGACGGCCATCACCCGCGAGGACCTGCTCGAGCTGTTCGCCTGA
- a CDS encoding mechanosensitive ion channel family protein: MNTDFNALTADLLTKGTSVGLKLLGAIALWIIGGWMVNLAVRLVRKAMAVRKLDATIARYAESALNVLLKVVLVVAILGYFGLETTSFAAVLAAAGVAIGTAWSGLLSHYAAGIFMVVLRPFKVGDAVTAGGVTGTVEEIGLFSTVINTADNVRTFVGNNKIFSDTIQNYSANAHRRVDLVAQLSHSDDHRAAIKILAERLAQIPNVMQTPAPAVFIDHFTMAGPVLAVRPFCHTNSYGQVYADTNLAIREAGFSIPETHSRVITAVPAPQRQVA; encoded by the coding sequence ATGAACACGGATTTCAACGCGCTCACGGCGGACCTGCTGACCAAGGGGACCAGCGTCGGCCTGAAGCTGCTGGGCGCCATCGCGCTGTGGATCATCGGCGGGTGGATGGTGAACCTGGCGGTGCGGCTGGTGCGCAAGGCCATGGCCGTGCGCAAGCTGGACGCGACGATCGCCCGCTACGCGGAGAGCGCCCTGAACGTGCTCTTGAAGGTCGTCCTCGTCGTGGCCATCCTCGGCTACTTCGGGCTGGAGACGACCTCGTTCGCGGCGGTGCTGGCGGCGGCGGGCGTGGCCATCGGCACGGCCTGGTCGGGCCTGCTGTCGCACTACGCGGCGGGCATCTTCATGGTGGTGCTGCGTCCCTTCAAGGTCGGAGACGCCGTCACCGCGGGCGGCGTGACGGGGACGGTGGAGGAGATCGGCCTGTTCTCGACGGTGATCAACACCGCCGACAACGTGCGGACCTTCGTGGGCAACAACAAGATCTTCTCGGACACCATCCAGAACTACTCGGCCAACGCGCACCGGCGCGTCGATCTGGTGGCGCAGCTCAGCCACTCGGACGATCACCGCGCGGCCATCAAGATTCTGGCGGAGCGGCTGGCGCAGATCCCCAACGTGATGCAGACCCCCGCCCCCGCCGTCTTCATCGACCACTTCACCATGGCCGGGCCCGTGCTGGCGGTGCGTCCCTTCTGCCACACGAACAGCTACGGGCAGGTGTACGCCGACACCAACCTGGCCATCCGCGAGGCCGGCTTCTCCATCCCGGAGACGCACTCGCGCGTCATCACCGCCGTCCCCGCGCCCCAGCGCCAGGTGGCCTGA
- a CDS encoding cytochrome P450 family protein — translation MSAPAHRFDLWSPEARVDPLSIYARMRRETRVARVLSPTQQVPMWVVSRYRDTQELLKDARFIKDRYKLADEDRLRYFRVEEIGQIDKHMLNADPPVHTRLRSLVSQAFTMRRVEALRPRITAITQRLLEAFPPGGSVDLLEAFAFPLPLTVIAELLGVPLEDQDRFREWTTTLLSPPRSSNLEPLRKTVVQFQQYLQDFLDRRRAEPQDDLTSALLAAEEQGDRLTPVELTSMVFLLLVAGHETTVNLVTNGVWALLKHPDQLERLRGEPSLIESAVEEMLRYCGPVRHTTSRFALEDTEFLGQVIPAGQMIMASLLSANHDPEQFAEPERFDITRTPNRHLSFGVGIHFCLGAPLSRLEAMIAINLLVQRLPRLRLAVEPSTLRWRTGLLIHGLERLPVAF, via the coding sequence TTGAGCGCGCCGGCGCATCGCTTCGATCTGTGGTCTCCCGAGGCGCGAGTCGATCCGCTGTCCATCTACGCACGCATGAGGCGGGAGACCCGCGTCGCGCGGGTGCTCAGCCCCACGCAGCAGGTCCCCATGTGGGTCGTCAGCCGCTACCGGGACACGCAGGAGCTGCTGAAGGACGCCCGCTTCATCAAGGACCGCTACAAGCTGGCCGACGAGGACCGGCTCCGCTACTTCCGGGTGGAGGAGATCGGCCAGATCGACAAGCACATGCTGAACGCCGATCCGCCGGTGCACACGCGGCTGCGCTCGCTGGTGTCCCAGGCCTTCACTATGCGCCGGGTGGAGGCCCTGCGCCCGCGCATCACCGCCATCACCCAGCGGCTGCTGGAGGCCTTCCCGCCTGGTGGCAGCGTGGACCTGCTGGAGGCGTTCGCCTTCCCGCTGCCCCTCACGGTGATCGCCGAGCTGCTGGGCGTGCCCCTGGAGGACCAGGACCGGTTCCGCGAGTGGACCACCACCCTGCTCTCCCCGCCCCGGAGCAGCAACCTGGAGCCGCTGCGGAAGACGGTCGTCCAGTTCCAACAGTACCTCCAGGACTTCCTGGACCGGCGCCGCGCCGAGCCGCAGGACGATCTCACCAGCGCCCTGCTCGCGGCGGAGGAGCAGGGGGACCGGCTCACCCCGGTGGAGCTGACCAGCATGGTGTTCCTGCTGCTGGTGGCGGGCCACGAGACGACCGTGAACCTGGTCACCAACGGCGTGTGGGCCCTGCTCAAGCACCCGGACCAGCTGGAGCGGCTGCGCGGAGAGCCGTCCCTCATCGAGTCGGCCGTGGAGGAGATGCTGCGCTACTGCGGTCCGGTGCGGCACACCACCAGCCGCTTCGCGCTCGAGGACACCGAGTTCCTGGGGCAGGTCATCCCCGCCGGGCAGATGATCATGGCCTCGCTGCTGTCGGCCAACCACGACCCCGAGCAGTTCGCCGAGCCCGAGCGCTTCGACATCACCCGGACGCCCAACCGGCACCTCTCCTTCGGCGTGGGCATCCACTTCTGCCTGGGGGCGCCCCTGTCGCGGCTGGAGGCCATGATCGCCATCAACCTGCTGGTGCAACGGCTGCCACGCCTGCGCCTGGCCGTGGAGCCCTCCACGCTCCGGTGGCGGACCGGCCTGCTCATCCACGGCCTGGAGCGGCTCCCCGTCGCCTTCTGA
- a CDS encoding Vgb family protein, with amino-acid sequence MRRLTILGLLGSSLLFAACDDEPTYQCEETGSGTGTLQLTVTGLPDSTPANMQLVGSRGTQVVNGTQTLELGVGSYTLERRIVVAPHPLFRTAYQPESSIPPICVKEGERTEIAVAYSPIPSSGKLWASNGSGGSAPLLGFSADVLGSTGNPAATVAARTGGSEGSTFDREGNLWAVGGTTVDPPVLMILASALGTPGEKTATITLRGGPLEGGFPRARALAFDPSGNLWVTVGFNDKIVRYNADQLAVSGSPTPAVELTGLDGPSGLAFDREGNLWVAFVGDDRVGRYNASRLSSSSTAAPDLVIQAKAPPPNLANLRAPSGLAFDATGNLWVNFNGTLARLTPTDQAGSGTVTVTPAVQVGLTVTALPEGIVFDESGNLWFAHSAGKFGRLRAAQLTSSGNKAPEVVITSPDVGYSGWFSFYPAPANLPLYHRLP; translated from the coding sequence ATGCGCAGGCTCACCATCCTTGGTCTTCTTGGCTCCTCCCTGCTCTTCGCCGCTTGCGACGATGAGCCCACCTACCAGTGCGAGGAGACGGGCAGTGGCACCGGTACCCTGCAGCTCACCGTCACCGGCCTGCCAGACTCCACCCCCGCGAACATGCAGCTCGTGGGCAGCCGGGGCACTCAGGTCGTCAACGGCACCCAGACCCTGGAGCTCGGAGTCGGCAGCTATACCCTCGAGCGGCGGATCGTCGTCGCCCCCCACCCCCTCTTCCGCACGGCCTACCAGCCGGAGAGCAGCATCCCTCCCATCTGCGTGAAGGAGGGAGAGCGCACGGAGATCGCCGTCGCCTACTCCCCCATCCCCAGCAGCGGGAAGCTCTGGGCCAGCAATGGCTCCGGCGGGAGCGCCCCGCTCCTCGGCTTCTCCGCCGACGTGCTGGGCTCCACCGGCAACCCCGCCGCCACCGTCGCCGCGAGGACCGGAGGCTCCGAGGGCTCCACCTTCGACCGCGAGGGCAACCTGTGGGCGGTGGGCGGAACCACCGTCGATCCCCCCGTGCTCATGATCCTCGCCTCCGCGCTGGGCACTCCCGGCGAGAAGACGGCCACCATCACCCTGAGAGGTGGTCCCCTCGAGGGCGGCTTCCCTCGCGCCCGCGCGCTCGCCTTCGACCCGAGCGGCAACCTCTGGGTCACCGTGGGCTTCAACGACAAGATCGTCCGCTACAACGCGGACCAGCTCGCCGTCAGTGGCAGCCCCACCCCCGCGGTGGAGCTCACCGGGCTCGACGGCCCCTCGGGCCTCGCGTTCGACCGGGAGGGCAACCTGTGGGTCGCCTTCGTCGGCGATGACCGCGTGGGCCGCTACAACGCCAGCCGCCTCTCCTCCTCCTCCACCGCCGCTCCAGACCTCGTCATCCAGGCGAAGGCGCCCCCGCCCAACCTCGCCAACCTTCGCGCCCCCTCGGGCCTGGCCTTCGACGCCACGGGCAACCTCTGGGTGAACTTCAACGGCACCCTCGCCCGCCTCACCCCCACGGACCAGGCGGGCTCCGGCACCGTCACCGTGACGCCCGCGGTGCAGGTCGGCCTCACCGTCACCGCCCTGCCCGAAGGCATCGTGTTCGACGAGTCCGGCAACCTCTGGTTCGCCCACAGCGCCGGCAAGTTCGGCCGCCTGCGCGCGGCCCAGCTCACCAGCTCCGGCAACAAGGCCCCCGAGGTCGTCATCACCAGCCCCGACGTCGGCTACTCCGGCTGGTTCTCCTTCTATCCCGCCCCCGCCAACCTCCCCCTCTACCACCGCCTCCCGTAA
- the sitI6 gene encoding SitI6 family double-CXXCG motif immunity protein yields MTFYEITQDPAPRYTGDLSNAAHPWGLPGMQCPTCNSPGGWVGLQYPCVDLSGLPTRELQKLSTPWPVPFEEFERLRELVRPLAPKDALLKPGTVFGQRTGTGSGHFGQLFMQNPWSLFATREALEKLQGAGLRGLQGCSLNVRFRARRAPELLELQLVAHGTLHPGCLPPSRKPPCPQCGSGDVSLPDTYWLDAATLPASLDVFRLSDWPTLIFATERMVDAVKRLELDGVMFREVEARD; encoded by the coding sequence ATGACGTTCTACGAAATCACCCAGGATCCAGCTCCCCGCTACACGGGCGATCTGAGCAACGCAGCGCACCCGTGGGGACTACCAGGGATGCAGTGCCCGACCTGCAATTCCCCTGGAGGGTGGGTGGGACTGCAGTACCCGTGCGTGGATCTGTCCGGGCTGCCCACACGGGAGCTCCAGAAGCTGTCCACCCCCTGGCCTGTTCCCTTCGAGGAGTTCGAGCGGCTGCGCGAGCTGGTACGCCCCCTCGCTCCCAAGGATGCACTGCTGAAGCCAGGAACCGTGTTCGGGCAACGCACCGGCACAGGCTCGGGCCACTTCGGCCAGCTTTTCATGCAGAACCCCTGGTCGCTCTTCGCGACTCGCGAGGCCCTGGAGAAGTTGCAGGGCGCGGGGCTGCGAGGGCTTCAGGGATGCTCGCTGAACGTGCGCTTCCGCGCCAGGCGCGCTCCCGAACTCCTGGAGTTGCAGCTCGTGGCGCATGGCACGCTGCACCCGGGCTGTCTGCCACCGAGCCGCAAGCCACCCTGCCCCCAATGTGGCAGTGGTGACGTCAGCCTCCCGGACACGTACTGGCTCGATGCCGCGACCCTTCCCGCGAGCCTGGACGTCTTCAGGCTCAGCGACTGGCCCACGCTCATCTTCGCCACCGAGCGCATGGTGGATGCGGTGAAGCGCCTGGAACTCGACGGGGTCATGTTCCGCGAGGTGGAGGCTCGAGATTAG
- the sitA6 gene encoding SitA6 family polymorphic toxin lipoprotein, with amino-acid sequence MPEPTLPSLLCWLSLVAIPLLGCGTTAPAMGAWEEATPEAANTCEAPDTDQCIVLACEGEEGLCGVFACEDVDPDAVASTSLAHEASLVLARGGGHRPPMRGPVSWRHWRRSGLREGARPRMTFHFQYRFGYLPAFPRYEGRVVRHHLFPQALEFKDWFGRSGIAVHQYTMLIPEHIHRQIHGGTGRGGLWNEAWRQFYRANPRPQPPEVLFRYALELAFRYELTGPIVPYNRPVIPIGPQLYGN; translated from the coding sequence ATGCCGGAACCTACCCTGCCCTCGCTCCTGTGCTGGCTCTCCCTCGTCGCGATTCCGCTCTTGGGGTGCGGGACCACGGCGCCTGCAATGGGAGCATGGGAGGAGGCGACGCCCGAAGCGGCCAACACCTGCGAGGCTCCCGACACCGATCAGTGCATCGTCCTCGCATGCGAGGGGGAGGAAGGTCTGTGCGGCGTTTTCGCCTGTGAGGACGTGGACCCGGATGCGGTAGCCAGCACCTCACTCGCGCACGAGGCAAGCCTGGTGCTTGCGCGGGGAGGAGGCCACCGCCCGCCGATGCGCGGCCCTGTCTCGTGGCGTCACTGGAGGCGCTCCGGCCTGCGAGAGGGTGCCCGGCCTCGGATGACGTTCCACTTCCAATACCGCTTCGGCTACCTCCCCGCCTTTCCTCGATACGAAGGCAGGGTGGTCAGGCACCACCTGTTCCCCCAGGCCCTGGAGTTCAAGGACTGGTTCGGGAGGTCGGGAATCGCGGTCCACCAGTACACGATGCTCATCCCCGAGCACATCCACCGGCAGATACACGGAGGCACCGGACGCGGAGGACTGTGGAACGAGGCATGGCGGCAGTTCTACCGTGCCAATCCCCGGCCCCAGCCTCCCGAGGTCCTCTTTCGCTACGCCCTGGAGCTGGCCTTCCGCTATGAGCTGACAGGTCCCATCGTGCCGTACAATCGGCCGGTCATCCCGATCGGCCCCCAGCTCTACGGGAACTGA
- the hydA gene encoding dihydropyrimidinase — protein sequence MSILIKNGRIVTAVDDYVADVFIEGEKITLIGKDLKVQADKVIDASNRLVIPGGIDPHTHFDMPFGGTTSADDFASGTKAAAFGGTTTIIDFAIQSKGESTLKGLDVWHDKASGKATIDYAFHMIITDMPDERLPEMRKLADEGITSYKLFMAYPGVLYVDDGTLYRTFRQAGDNGTRICMHAENGIVIDEIIKAAVKDGKTEPKYHALTRPTRMEAEGVHRAISIAEVAKVPLYIVHLSSSDALEQVKIGRARGVDVIAETCPQYLFLDQSYYERDGFEGAKWVMTPALREKWNQDVLWQGLKFRDLETIATDHCPFCFKDQKELGKDSFTKIPNGAPGVENRMSLVYNGGVVGGRISLNRFVELTSTAAAKAFGLFPKKGTIAVGSDADIVIFDPNRKETISVKNPHTHHMKVDYSAYEGFQVQGFTETVLSRGRVIIEKNELKTERGGQFVKRALCGSLLR from the coding sequence ATGAGCATCCTCATCAAGAACGGTCGCATCGTCACCGCCGTGGACGACTACGTGGCGGACGTCTTCATCGAGGGCGAGAAGATCACCCTCATCGGCAAGGATCTGAAGGTCCAGGCCGACAAGGTCATCGACGCCTCGAACCGGCTGGTCATCCCCGGCGGCATCGACCCGCACACGCACTTCGACATGCCCTTCGGTGGCACCACCTCCGCCGATGACTTCGCCAGCGGCACCAAGGCGGCGGCCTTCGGCGGCACCACCACCATCATCGACTTCGCCATCCAGTCCAAGGGCGAGTCCACCCTGAAGGGCCTGGACGTCTGGCACGACAAGGCCTCCGGCAAGGCGACCATCGACTACGCCTTCCACATGATCATCACCGACATGCCGGACGAGCGGCTGCCGGAGATGCGCAAGCTGGCCGACGAGGGCATCACCTCGTACAAGCTCTTCATGGCCTACCCCGGCGTCCTCTACGTGGATGACGGGACGCTGTACCGCACCTTCCGGCAGGCGGGCGACAACGGCACCCGCATCTGCATGCACGCCGAGAACGGCATCGTCATCGACGAGATCATCAAGGCCGCGGTGAAGGACGGCAAGACGGAGCCCAAGTACCACGCGCTCACCCGTCCCACGCGCATGGAGGCCGAGGGCGTCCACCGCGCCATCAGCATCGCCGAGGTGGCCAAGGTCCCCCTCTACATCGTCCACCTGTCAAGCTCGGACGCGCTGGAGCAGGTGAAGATCGGCCGGGCGCGCGGCGTGGACGTCATCGCCGAGACGTGCCCCCAGTACCTCTTCCTCGACCAGAGCTACTACGAGCGCGACGGCTTCGAGGGCGCCAAGTGGGTGATGACGCCCGCGCTGCGCGAGAAGTGGAACCAGGACGTGCTGTGGCAGGGCCTGAAGTTCCGGGACCTCGAGACGATCGCCACCGACCACTGCCCCTTCTGCTTCAAGGACCAGAAGGAACTGGGCAAGGACTCCTTCACCAAGATTCCGAACGGGGCGCCCGGCGTCGAGAACCGGATGAGCCTCGTCTACAACGGCGGCGTGGTGGGCGGGCGCATCAGCCTCAACCGCTTCGTGGAGCTGACCTCCACGGCGGCCGCCAAGGCGTTCGGCCTCTTCCCGAAGAAGGGCACCATCGCCGTGGGCTCGGACGCGGACATCGTCATCTTCGATCCGAACCGCAAGGAGACCATCAGCGTGAAGAACCCGCACACCCACCACATGAAGGTGGACTACAGCGCCTACGAGGGCTTCCAGGTGCAGGGCTTCACGGAGACGGTGCTCTCGCGCGGACGCGTCATCATCGAGAAGAACGAGCTGAAGACCGAGCGCGGCGGGCAGTTCGTCAAGCGCGCCCTGTGCGGCTCGCTGCTGCGCTGA